The nucleotide sequence AAAGTAGCGAATACCCAGTTCTAAAGCCCGTTCAATAATGGCGATCGCCGATGACTCCGATCCTTCCCAGGAGAGGGGGGTTTGCCCTGCCCCTCCCAACCCCATTAAAGGGACTGAAATCCCTGTATTACCCAGTATTCGCTCTGGCATGGGTTCTGAGGGAGTAATAGAGGGATTGGCAGCCTTCACTGACCTCCGTAAACGACGACCGATAAAACTGCTGGTCAGAATTGTACCAGCAGCCAGAAATATTCGCCGTGTTGTCCTGGAATTCATGATTTCGTGTATTTGGACACGATTCCGTAAAAGTACTTACTCAAAACTTTAAATAAGTCTGGATAACAGATAAAGATTCCGCAAACTATATCTTCTGGGAGTGGGCACCACCGGGAAACCACGGTTATGGTTAGGTGCATTGAAGTGAATCAGTCGTCACTACTCAATTAGGGTTTATAAGGTTTACTTATGCAGAGCGTACTCGTTCGTCCTCAAGCCGCCGTTATTCAACCCCTGGGTTCTCTCAATGCTGCAACGGTAGTTAAGTTTCAACATCAGCTCAATGCGGCTGTGCTGTCAGAACAGAATGCCGGTTTACTCGTGGATATGGGGCAGGTCGAGTCGATGGATAGTGCCGGTTTAATGGCATTGGTAGCGGCCAAAAACATGGCCCAACGTCTGAATAAGCGGATCGGGCTTTGCGCTGTTCCTCATCAGGTGCGGATGATTCTCGAACTGACTCAATTAGACCGGGTATTTGAAATTTTTGAAGAACAGACAGCATTTTATGAAATAGCTGCCTGAGATTTTCTGTCATAGCGATGCGGGGTTATCCATAAGAGCCTCCTGGATTTGTGAGGATTTTCCTCAGTCCAGGAGGTTTTCTGCTGGTGAGGGAGGTGGTAAGGAAGCACAGCACCATCGTTATGTAGCAAAGGACAGGGGACGGGGAGCAGGGTCAATAAAGATGGCAGACACGGGGTTGCGATCGCTAACCTGGCTTAACCCGCAGGGCTATCGCTATACTGGGCAGTGCAATGGGTTTGTCTGCACCAGAAGAGGGTTTTGCTGTGGCGATTGCCGTTGAAGAATTGTTAACCTCTGAGATTTTGCGCCCTGCCCGCTACCTGGGCAACGAGTTGGGATCGGTTCACAAGCCGTGGGATAGTGCAACAGTACGATGGGTGCTTACCTATCCAGAAGTGTATGAGGTGGGGGCATCCAACCTGGGGCATATTATTCTTTACAACATTCTGAATGCCCAGCCCCGCCAGTTGTGCGATCGCGCCTACCTGCCCGCCCCCGACCTTGCGGCCAAACTCCGCGCCACCCAAACGCCTCTGTTTGCCGTTGAGTCCCGCCGTTACCTCACTGACTTCGACATCCTCGGTTTCAGCCTCAGCTACGAGCTGGGAGCCACCAACATTCTGGAAATGCTGCAACTGGCAGGCATTCCCCTCACCTGGAGAGAGCGGCAGAGTGGAGAACCGGGGACGGAGGACCGGGAACCGGGTTCCGAAAGTACTCAGAAACAACTAACCACGAACCACCAACCACTAGGAACTACCCACCCGATACCTGATACCCGATACCCAGTCCCCAACTCCTATCCCCTCATTTTTGCGGGGGGGCAAACCGCCACTTCTAATCCCGAACCCTACGCTGACTTCTTCGATTTCATTGCCCTGGGGGATGGGGAAGAACTGCTGCCGGAAATTGGACTGGTGATTGAGGAAGGCAAAAAAGCTGGCTTAAGTCGGGAAGCGTTGTTGCTGGATCTGGCACAGGTGCCAGGGGTCTATGTGCCTCAGTTCTATGACATGGCAGCGGATGGATCTGTCCACCCTAACCGTCCCGATGTGCCAGAGCGGATTCTGCGTCGGGTCGCCACCCCCATCCCCGCCTACTCAATTGGGCTGGTGCCCTATGTGCAGACGGTCCACGATCGCCTGACCGTCGAAATCCGCCGGGGTTGTACACGGGGTTGCCGCTTCTGCCAGCCTGGGATGCTGACCCGTCCTGCCCGTGATGTGGAACCGGAGGCCGTCATCGATGCGATCTCAGAGGGAATGCGGGCAACGGGCTACAACGAATTTTCTCTCCTCTCCCTCAGTTGCTCAGACTACCTGGCGCTCCCTGCGGTGGGCGTGGAGATCAAGAATCGGCTGAAAAATGAGAATATTTCCCTTTCCCTGCCCAGCCAGCGGGTGGATCGGTTCGATGAAAACATTGCCCACATCATCGGCGGTACCCGCCAGACTGGCATCACCTTTGCTCCCGAAGCTGGCACCCAGCGGATGCGGGACATTATTAACAAGGGGCTGACCAATGAAGAACTCCTGCGTGGTGTGAAGACCGCCTTTGAACAGGGATGGGACAAAATTAAACTTTATTTCATGATTGGTCTGCCCGGT is from Leptothermofonsia sichuanensis E412 and encodes:
- a CDS encoding STAS domain-containing protein, whose protein sequence is MQSVLVRPQAAVIQPLGSLNAATVVKFQHQLNAAVLSEQNAGLLVDMGQVESMDSAGLMALVAAKNMAQRLNKRIGLCAVPHQVRMILELTQLDRVFEIFEEQTAFYEIAA